A section of the Triticum dicoccoides isolate Atlit2015 ecotype Zavitan chromosome 7A, WEW_v2.0, whole genome shotgun sequence genome encodes:
- the LOC119332546 gene encoding nuclear transcription factor Y subunit B-8-like, with product MENTDVPNGAAAPAPTQATPAVREQDQLMPIANVIRIMRRALPAHAKISDDAKEAIQECVSEFISFVTGEANERCHMEHRKTVNAEDILWALNCLGFDDYVVPLSVFLHRMRDPNAATGGAAAGDRRTVMSAPSRAAPPMRHAVPLQAQIQHPVYAPPAQVQVQNQMQRPVYAPLAPMPVQNQVKWPMYTPPAPVQVQMQRGVYAPRAPVQGYTVGITPVRPNVGGQCHVFGGERVVAQQYYGYGYGEGAYSAGSSKGGASSSNGVPVPGEGTGEPEAEPAAEGSQDKPVQSG from the coding sequence ATGGAGAACACCGACGTCCCCAACGGAGCAGCGGCGCCGGCGCCTACGCAGGCGACCCCGGCGGTGAGGGAGCAGGACCAGCTGATGCCCATCGCGAACGTGATCCGCATCATGCGTCGCGCGCTCCCTGCCCATGCCAAGATCTCCGACGACGCCAAGGAAGCGATCCAGGAGTGTGTGTCGGAGTTCATCAGCTTCGTCACCGGCGAGGCCAACGAGCGGTGCCACATGGAGCATCGCAAGACCGTCAACGCCGAAGATATCTTGTGGGCCCTAAACTGCCTCGGTTTCGACGACTACGTCGTGCCCCTCAGTGTGTTTCTGCACCGCATGCGCGACCCCAATGCGGCGACAGGTGGTGCCGCCGCAGGCGACAGGCGCACTGTGATGAGTGCACCTTCCCGCGCGGCCCCGCCCATGCGCCACGCCGTGCCGCTACAGGCTCAGATACAGCATCCGGTGTACGCGCCTCCGGCTCAAGTGCAGGTTCAGAATCAGATGCAGCGGCCAGTTTATGCGCCCCTAGCTCCGATGCCGGTTCAGAATCAAGTGAAGTGGCCCATGTACACTCCGCCAGCTCCGGTGCAGGTTCAGATGCAGCGGGGCGTCTACGCGCCCCGGGCTCCAGTGCAGGGTTACACTGTCGGGATAACGCCCGTGCGGCCCAACGTCGGCGGCCAGTGCCATGTGTTCGGCGGAGAACGGGTCGTGGCCCAACAATACTACGGGTACGGGTACGGAGAAGGTGCGTACAGTGCAGGTAGCAGCAAAGGAGGAGCCAGCTCGTCCAACGGCGTGCCGGTGCCGGGGGAGGGCACAGGAGAGCCGGAGGCAGAGCCAGCAGCAGAAGGATCGCAGGACAAGCCCGTTCAATCTGGCTAG